Proteins encoded together in one Mobula hypostoma chromosome 9, sMobHyp1.1, whole genome shotgun sequence window:
- the dcun1d3 gene encoding DCN1-like protein 3 — MGQCVTKCKNPPSSLGSKTGDKESGSKSHIKKSAVSGEEINSMCAKASGDILANGTKKTDVVLESTQPQLAHSGDSKKEESFSHRDEFSLKRAEELFSKYKDAHEDAILEEGMEWFCNDLSVDPTEFIVLLLAWKFQAATMCKFTRKEFVDGCKALNADSIEGIRARFPSLMNEAKVEDKFKDLYRFTFQFGLDSEEGQRSLRREIAVALWKLVFTQNVPFILDQWLSFLTENPPGIKGISRDTWNMFLNFIQVIGPDLTNYSEDEAWPSLFDTFVEWEMERRRKEDLAEEKLRLVPEATNVEMSGQTSTDYRVTDN, encoded by the exons ATGGGCCAGTGTGTCACCAAGTGTAAAAATCCTCCTTCCTCACTGGGCAGTAAAACTGGAGATAAAGAATCTGGTAGCAAATCCCACATTAAGAAATCTGCTGTCTCTGGTGAAGAAATTAACTCAATGTGTGCAAAAGCTTCTGGAGATATCCTTGCCAATGGAACAAAGAAAACTGATGTTGTTTTGGAATCGACCCAGCCCCAACTTGCTCACTCTGGAGACAGTAAAAAAGAAGAATCCTTTTCACATCGTGATGAGTTCTCACTAAAGAGAGCTGAAGAATTGTTTAGCAAGTATAAAGATGCACATGAGGATGCCATTTTAGAGGAAGGCATGGAGTGGTTTTGCAATGACCTTTCTGTGGATCCTACTGAGTTCATAGTATTGTTGTTAGCGTGGAAATTTCAAGCAGCGACTATGTGCAAGTTTACCAG GAAAGAATTTGTTGATGGATGTAAAGCATTAAATGCAGACAGTATTGAAGGGATCCGTGCCAGATTCCCAAGCCTTATGAATGAAGCCAAAGTTGAGGACAAGTTCAAAGATTTGTATCGGTTTACATTTCAATTTGGACTAGACTCTGAGGAAGGCCAGCGATCACTACGGAGGGAAATAGCCGTTGCCCTCTGGAAACTGGTGTTCACACAGAACGTACCTTTCATATTGGACCAGTGGCTGAGCTTCTTAACTGAGAACCCGcctggaataaagggaatctcTCGAGACACGTGGAATATGTTCTTAAATTTTATTCAGGTGATAGGTCCCGATCTAACAAACTACAGCGAAGATGAAGCTTGGCCAAGCCTATTTGACACTTTTGTAGAGTGGGAAATGGAAAGAAGAAGAAAAGAGGATCTGGCTGAAGAAAAGTTGCGTTTAGTTCCAGAGGCTACAAATGTGGAAATGTCaggacaaacttctacagactaCCGCGTTACAGATAATTAG